The following DNA comes from Geothrix edaphica.
CCGGCACCCGGCTCTCCACCCGGACCAGCGTCAGCTCCGAGGACGACAGCGGCGCCTTCGACATCCAGATCCAGCTCGGGGCCCGGTTCTAGCAGACTGATCCGATCGCGACGCCGCGATCACGCCGCCCCGGAGAGCCCCCCGATCCAGGCCAGGACATCGGCCCGCATCTCGGGATTCAGGGTGTGGCCGGCGGGATAGACGCGGGTGACGTGGGGGATGCCCAGGTCATCCAGCAGACTGTCGGCCCGCTGGGCCCAGGCCAGGGGCAGGGTGCGATCCTGCTCGCCATGGCCGATGAAGCCGCGCAGGTGGGCGAGCCACTCGCGGCCGGCGACGCGGGGTTCGAGTTCCGGCAGGATGCGGCCCGAGAGGATGGCGAAGCCGCCCACGCGTTCGGGCGCGGTCAGGGCCACGCTGGCGCTCAGGATGCCGCCCTGGCTGAACCCGGCAAGGACCGTCCGCCGGGCTTCGATGCTGTACTGGGACTGCAGGTGGTCGACGAGGCGGATGAGCGCGTGGCGGCTGGCCTCGGCCTCATTTTCCTCGATCTTCGGCCCCTCCGCCGTGAAC
Coding sequences within:
- a CDS encoding alpha/beta hydrolase, whose protein sequence is MASPAPFPGVLQQDASSGLSYRVMQPPPTQPRALVVLLHGVGGQETDLAELAAGVAPGVLVVLVRSRLELGPQQFGWFRVAFTAEGPKIEENEAEASRHALIRLVDHLQSQYSIEARRTVLAGFSQGGILSASVALTAPERVGGFAILSGRILPELEPRVAGREWLAHLRGFIGHGEQDRTLPLAWAQRADSLLDDLGIPHVTRVYPAGHTLNPEMRADVLAWIGGLSGAA